DNA from Lates calcarifer isolate ASB-BC8 linkage group LG14, TLL_Latcal_v3, whole genome shotgun sequence:
GCTCTAAAAACAGTCCTCAGTGAAGCTAATGGGGTATGAGATATGGGAAACACACCTTGAGAATTTTCTGTACCATCTCCCTCCCTGCATTAAGGTCTGCATCTTCCTCCCTGACTCCTCTGCCTCCTTGCTTTTCTTTTGATGCATGACCTGACAGGGGAATGACCCAAGGCTCTCGCTCCTACACATCTATCTGTTACTCCTTTCCTGAAGCTATCTCGCTTTAATGTCTGCAGGAGTGGGAGTGTGGTCGGTTTATGTATCCGTCCATCTTTCCTACCGTCTATCGGCACCATCTGCCTTCTTTCAGGGGAATTTTTGAGGCacaaatggccaaaaatgaaCATATGCTCTtcagtgtatgtatgtttgttctCACCCGTTATGTGTAACTAGACACTGGCGTAGCCCCAGTTTCCTGAAAATATCCACAGTGATATCCATGGGTGTGTGGTCTGTGACTGTGAAGGGGCTCAGGTCCATGATTCCTCTGAGGCGGAGTGGAGGTGGGGCATCGGCGGCCACGGAAGGAGCGTGCTCTGTGAAGACCACCTGGGAGGCGCTGACGACGCCCTCCTGACGCTTCCGGGCGTTGTCtgcgaggagaggagaggtggttGACGTTTAGTCATTAGATTAGCAGTGTTTCCAGAATTGTAGCTATGTAGCATGAAAGCACAGTTCTGACCTATTGATATGAGCAGGTCTCGTCTGAGTACGAATCCCACGAGCCTCTGGGACTCCTGGGAGACGACCACAGGGAAGCCACTGTAGTGTGTGCTCTCCACCAAGGCCTGGGGACAAATAAACGTCTGTTATGTGTGCAAGTCCTCAGTGTGTTAGGATCtaccgtatgtgtgtgtgcatgtgtccgTACCTCCACCTGCCCCACAGTCATGCCCTCCTGTGTGAGCACGGCCAGCGCTGGGTCCGACCTCTTGGGCCTCATCACGTCCACGGTCAGGCTGCTGTGCTCAAACTCCTCTTTGGGCTCCAGGAACGGGTACCCATTCAGCCGGATGTGAGCCTGCAGAGGACAGAAGGAGTAAATCTCAAACTTAAAACCTGGTAAtctaacaaaaaataaagcGTATGTGCGGAGGAACCCACGTCGCCTCCACCTCACCTCATAGATTCCCTCCCTCCCGAAAGCATCTGCCACCCATTTGCTGGTCATGGTGGCGGCCATGAGGGGGACGATGTACTCCAGCCCGCCAGTCAGCTCGAACATGATGACAACCAGCGACACCGTCATACGAGTCACTCCACCTGGAGGCGGAGACAGACGGAGGTCAGAGGTTAGAATATCCAAACACATCTGCAGGTGACTCAGGCATGACTCAAGACTGATTTATAAATAGAGTTTGAACTGATGAGTCAACTAAATGCTTCTAGGCACATTTGTTTATCTGAGGTTTGAGCTCTTAATTCTCCTTCATCTTTGTATGGAAACACTCGTTTAGGTGACTCTGAATCCACTCCTGATCATCTCTCTTCGCTGTTGCCAGAAACCCAGTCCACACTGTAAACCTGATGCCACAGTTCTCGTCTGTGACCTCCTTCCTCCAAACAAATGGTTTAAGAAAAGTGGACGTGCCAGAGATTCATTGTGAGCGTTATATATCCATTTttgaggaggagaaacacaaactctctgttgttcatttctctgaatttcaaaaatgcaaaaatggaGATGATTATTCTTTCACGGAAATTGTTCCCTGATGTTCGTTGTTGAAAAGCAAATAACAAGtacacattttattcacatGTTTTTCACCACAAGAATTAAGATTATTCAGTAGATATTGTCAAACTGTGTCCAACAGTGCTATGTCTTATTTTAGAATTAATCTTTGTCATGCAAAAGAGGAAGCTCAATGTTCAATCAGCCTATTAAAGTGTTTGATTTAGCCATCGCCAAGTGTGTGTCCTAAAGTAAAAgtgagatgagttaaacagctctcatCACATGGTTGtgcagttcaactctttgagtgattacacagaaagtttgaagttaataacttctGTGGTTTTTTCTGTTTCGAGTAGCTGAAAATCAcaagtcagctctgtctgagagaGATGGTTCACAGCAGCGAGGACATCATCGCTGTCAAAATGGTGTCCACTGAGCTCCTGTGTCTCGGGGAAGAGGCAATAGTCTGTTTAAGTCATCTCCTTCGACCTTAGGACACAGACTTAATGACTTATAATGACGACTACCTGCTTCAGAGGCTGGTAAACAAACAAGTTACAACATTCAACtgtgtcacagctgcaacaaagTCCTGCATCTAAATCCTAAACCTTGAATATAACGTTTCTCTGGTCCCTCATCAGGCTAAAAATAATACTACCAGTCAACAACCAGGAACTGATTAAGTTAATCTCTGACTGGAATTCACTTTGGTGAGTTCACATAAAACCCAAACTTCAGGACATCACATGCAGGAACTACACGGAGTCGTAAAACATAATGACTACAGCCGATAATAAAACCTTTATGCATAGAAGAATTATACAATTAGGAGTAGGAAACGTTACCATGGAGATGCTGTCAGCACTACAAACCATACTATTACAGAGTCTTGTGGAGCACATAATTTAGTTAAGGACACAAGTGGCCTTTGGGTACGTGCTGTTGGACTTTGACGGCGTTTCTCAAAGAACCACTGTAATAAAGAGAAGAAGATCTTTGGCTTTGCTCAATCAGTCATTTGTGGAAGTGACTCCTGACAAGTTGCGATGAAATGTTATTCACAGAGGCTTCATAAAGCACAGCGTGTAGTTAAACTGGTACAAAGTCAGACAAATATATCACATGACCAAAAAATCCCACATCTACGAGTCGGATGAATCTGTCTCGTTACCCTGAATGCTCTGAGAAGTTTaaaccctctcctcctcatggTAAGAATTTAGTGCCCATCTGTTTTTATACAAACATTTCCTGAGTGAGAGGCAGCACACCAGCtatctgttttctgtgctgtgtttactCAGGCTCTCACAAAGGAATAAGGAGGTAAAAGGAGGTAAAACTAAACGCTTAATTCCTGCCAACTTTTGGGAATTTACTGCTCATAACAAGGATCGGTAACAGTTAACTCGGTTATGATTGGTGTgttgtaatatttaatttagcGCAGCCTTTCCAGTTGTATTTTATAGAGACAAAGTGATGCAGACCCTTTCTtttgctgatgttgttttgtgtgtttgtctaataaattattttaaaatgccaGCGCAGTGAGGATATGTCAAATCACACTTGAGTGACTATATCTTGCAacaggagagaataaaaaggaaaagaaaacctGATTATATACTTAAAACTTGTTGATTTGCTTTGGAAACAGAACACAACATAATTCAAAGATAAAACTACTATAAGGTCTCCCTTTATCCATCTGCTCCCTTGGCATCCAAACACATTCCTCAGACTGAACACGTAATTTCAATCCCAGCTATGTACACACTCAGTGTACCACCACAGAGAGGCATGCACCAAACATCCTGCTTCCTTTCATCTATTCCAGCCTGCTTCTGATTATCTGCTCTCCTCACCCCAGCACTCGTCTTTCAAACAAATCAAGCCCCAACCTTACCTAAACACGCGGCGGCTCCGACCATGGCGTAGAGCCCCGGCGTGATGCAGTCTGCTCCCGGCGAGCACCACCCTTTAAAGATGAACGAGTCGTGGTTGTAGTAGGCCAGCTGCTCCATGCCGACACCCAGCAGTCTGCCAGCGATGGCTCCGACCGCCATGCTGGGGATGAAGAGACCGGAGGGAACCTGGAGGAGAAAGAACGTTTTCTGTCGATTTAATAACAGCTTCATCTGGAGAATAATCAGCATGTAAAGCCCACAGCCATCTTAACATGATCCTCCAGTGAGCCACAGGACAGTGAGTCATGTCGCTGAGACTCACAGGTTCGAGTACGCTACATCTGAACTACAAAACGGGCGAGATCAGTGAATGAAAGTAGGACACTGGTTCAAAATCTGGTTCCAGACATTATTTGAGACAGCTGCTCGTGAGGTTGTTTCACACGCTACGTTACACGGGGTCCACAGAGAGAATGGTGCGTTTGTAAGAAAATCTGCATCATCCAGAAGAGTTCAAAGGAGGGCGATGACACTTTAACAAGCGACTGATGTGAGTGTGCAGAGAGCGGCGTTCGTAACAAGTATGTGTAAAAGTGCAgaagtgtttgagtgtgtgacCAACCTTCATGCCGAAGGTGATCACGGTGATCATCATCTTGAAGACTAAGGCGAGGGCCAGCTGCCACAGAGCGGTGTACAGGCCTGCTCCTGCTGGCCGGTCTGCTAGGCTGTTACCTACACCTGTTTCTGATGTATTTGCTGGCTGGACGTGTGCAGcatgagagaaagacaaacagagagatgataggatcagacaaagaggaaacagaaggaacagaggaggacaggcacaggaagaaaggcagagagacaaTAAACGAAACAGGCAGAAAATACATTGGAAGTTATTTTATATTAGGTGGAGTAAAGCTTGACATCTGCCTAATTTATGGGAATAAAAAACATTCTGTCtctttacacacaaacaaatcaggCTGCTCCCttacaccacacacaaacacagtggagtGGAGTCGGCCGCTGACCTGTTTGTAACCGCAGAGTTGAGAGGAGTCGAGCAGGGAGCAGTCGTTAAACAGCTCGGAGATGAGCTCGGCTCCACTCATCCTGGTGTAACTGTTGGGGTAGGCGAGCAGGGCGGTCAGCGCGGCGACCACCAGCACCTCGATGACGGGGTAGTGACCGAGACGAGTGGTTTTacctaaagagagagagagtcagattTATGGGTGAACTGGGAAAAAAGGAGCAGGAGATCTGACTGAGTCTTCACCATCACTTCACCACTCACGTCTCCTGCACCAGGCGATGTTGGCCCTGATGAACAGCGCCCCCCAGAGGCCTCCGAAAATCCCCAGCAGGACAAAAGGGGCCAGCTCCACAAGGTGCCACGGGGCGTGGAACTCCACGTAGAACAGCACCAGGCGGCTGTTTCCAAACGGGTTGATGGAGCGCAGGGTGAAGGCTGCGACCAAGGCGGCGAAGAACGAACGCCACAGGGTCTTCAGAGGGAAGTAATAACtcacctggaggagagagaggacgaAGAGACGGAGAGGAGTACATCAAATCATATTTACCACATGATAACATCTGAGAGGGAGGCCAGAGCTCAGAACAAGTGCAATAAAAGCTGGTTGGACAATTAAATGTGCACAACTCTAGATATGATTAGGAGCACTCTGAGGGTTTTGGCCTCCTCAGTGGTTAAAACCACCAGCATCCTCATCCAAAATCTCCCAAAGACGGATTATGCTGCCAAGACACATTTGTTCCCCGAGCTATCGATGAAAACACTTGGTCACGGTTTATTATGTCCGAGTTTTTGCCAGCACTGTGCTCGCAGTCATGTGTtcatgaaaaattaaacaagaacTGGGAAGCAATTAAAAATCAGTTGAGATTAGTTTTGTTATCTGGTTGTCATAAAATAACTGGCACTGACAGCGCTGCTCTGACGCAAGAAAATCTGATTCTGTTTGATCCCGCTGGTTTGCGTGCCTCACTGTAATGAAATCAATTTTGCCTAAAGTGTGTGTTATATAATTGCGGTGGTGGTTTTAGGTCTCATGTGGCAGCAGACATCATCTGATGTTGTCTGAGATTTTAATACGAGGCTAAGTAGATGCAGACAGGGGATTACCAGACAGTGACTGAGAACTGGTTGATCAGCAGGAAAGTAATCAATAAATGACTGTACTCACTTCTTCCAGGCTGAACAAGACTCCTCCTATGGGAGCACCGAAAGCCACAGACACGccgactgctgctgctgctgatagtACCTACAAGCAACAAAAATTAAGTTCATTCGATTTTAATCAACTGAGGATTTATGTAACCGCGCTGTTCATTAGAAAGAGCCATaacctgttttcattttgtcttgttgAGTTATCAGTGTGGGAGTCACTGAGGCCCTGCGTTCTCTTTAGCGCTGACGAACGTTTCTTCTCTCAGACAGTAGATTTACAGCTGGATAGCAGCTGAGTCAGAACAGGCTGGTCTGATCAAAACAAGGCCAAATTTGACCACAGTGCATTAAAGCAATTAGGGCTACAACTGactcattattttcattatagattGCTATGCTGATTATGTTTTCAATCAGCTGAGTGATCATTTAGTCTATGAAATGAAAACTGCCCATCCCAAGTTCTCACAAGCAAAGTTTAGGTCCAATCAACAACAATAAACCCAAAGATTCTTCAAGATGGAGCTGACTTTGTTCTTCATCTACTGTTGAATTCTCGACACGTCTGCCGTACGCCTGCAGGAGCGGCTGCATATCCTCTCCTTGTTGAATAATCTGAAAACAACTCCAGGATTTTTAATGACATCGAGCTTATCACAACATTTTCCTTTCAGGCAAACGACCAAAACTGCAAGTTGATCTACTGGCTGGAAATCTTTTAGCTTTCCGCCTTCATTTAGTCAGCGTCTGTTCTGCCAAGATGCCCAAAACTACGAAACCAAATCCACATCATATTTATCACCTCACCCAAAACTGCCTGGGAGCCTACCTACCTCTCGCCGCTTGGCTTCGTTCTTGCGGTATTTGGTGAACAGATGACACAGTATGTTAGCGCAGCAGCAGGCCACGTGCACCAGCGGACCCTCCTTTCCTAAACTGAGCCCAGAGGAGACGGCTAAAACCAGGGTGATGGTCTTGATGATGAGGGTCCACTTCCCCAGGTAGCCACGGATGATGAACCCGCTCAGGATGGTTTTAATCTTAAAGAGAcgaagaagaagcagcagcggAGAAAGCGTTTGTATGTGCTCGGATTAGTTTGTGTGGAGAGAGGATCAGGATATGTTTGCACTTCTGTTTAGGCAAGGAAGGGATCGGTTTAGATATGCGTGTGTGAGCGTATAaccaagagaaagagagcataAACACTGAGGGAAGCGAAGGAGAGAGAATAAAGTTTGTGTTCTGAATAGTTTTCCGTTAAATAAGCGCATTAATCTTGTGTGCATGAGCCCTGCTGACCACTGTGTGACCTTACAGTGATGAGACTGTTAGAAGAAACAGGGCTCAAGTTCCACGAAAAACTGAGAAAGGTCTTCAtttgagggaggaggaggagagcgtttgtgtttgcagggaagggtttgtgtttgtgtgttctgatCTGTATATACATATGAAATGGGTGAATCAGTTTGTGCTCAGTTAGGTTTTCCACTTGTATTTCCAGAGGGTAAGCAAACCTTCCAGCTTTTAACTTCCTCAGACACAGAGTCAAAGAAACGGAGCAGAGGGAAAAGTAAACAGTGACAGGAGGACAGGCAGGGAGCTGGATGCTGAGAAATCAACATAAATAGATGCTGTAAGGAAAAACTAAGGGACAGTAGGGAcggggggggggtgaggggcAGACAAGTAGTGggactgaaaatgttttttaacagaaaacagagcttAAGAAAAAATGTAGACATTAAAGGCTATTGTCAGATTGATACAACTGAGTTGGAGCAGCATTATAAACACTCCACTTAGTAAAAgcaaacatccacacacagtTTACTCCTGCAGCTATGTCTGTGGCttttattcaaagaaaaaaaaatgtgaaaaaaataaaacctgaattGGATAATCACATGCAATTTCATGCTGCTAAAAACCCTGGTCATCATCCTGTCCATGAACAAACACGCAATACTAAAGCAAACAATGTCATAAGTGAGGAATTAAATGTAGAATGAAGaaaagctggagagagaaataacaGGAGGAGACATTCAGCAGGTCCGTGGGCTTTTTAACAGCACGTTATCTTTTTACCTCTGGTATTCCTGAGCCACATGCGTATGGAGCGAAGGCCCTGACCAGTGTGACGGCcaggaaagagaagagcagagccCAGAAGATGTACATCAGGTAGTTCACTATGTAAGCGAATGCACCCTgcgggacacacacacaggaacacacacacacacacagtaaatatgCATGATTTCTAAACAGGCAAAAATGTTCTATATAATTCATATAGAAAACATCAGCTTTGTATCACTTCATTCACATCCTCACTGCTGTTATTTCCATGTCATGACAATTTACAACCAGTAGATGGAACCAAAGCACCTTTACAGCGACTATTAGTGGCATGAGAACTGAACGTATGTATAACCAGGGCTGCAAAATCTTAGAAGATGGAAACTTTCTATGTGAATTAATCATGTTAACAGTGATAAACTGGAACATCTGCAGTTTAACCTATGACaggaacttaaatgtagttggaaAAAACATCTTGCAGAATAattttggttaaaacaaccagttTTCATACGTCAGTCACATGTTTGGAGCTGAGAAGTTTGCATTTTTCACTCTGGATTCACCTGCTTTTCCTGTTCtctgacaaacattcataataTTCTCCTACCTCTGATGTTCCTGTTATGAGCTCGGCCCAGCTCTGCCACTGCGGACACCGGTCCCGGTCCTGGAACGTCGCCTCGTTGGACTTCCAGCAGCAGTGCTCGTGGTTGAACCAGAAGCCGATGAGACACACGCCGCCCTTCATGTCCGTCAGCCAGTGGGCTGCGATGTCGATGCCACCGGCCAGAGCACCTggaggacggagagagagagagagagagagagtccagGTCAGTTCTGTCTCTGTGGCTGAAGGTGTGATGATGTTTACTGAGCAAACATCCACATCAAATGTCATGTGCATCGTTATTTTGTGTCCCCAGTGTCTCAACTTTTTGGCTCCAGTGagagaagaacaaaaaagaaatccaGTTTTCTTTATAAATATGTCACCCTGCCTATTTTCAGTGCTGGTGCTATTCTGTGACTCTACACCTGCCGACTGCCCCACATGGGAATTAACATTCAGCTGAttcaggctgcacagaaacaagaTACAGAGGTATAAACAGCTGTGTTTAAGAAGCCATGTATATTAACTATACTGATTACTATCTTAGcattacagtgcagtgtgtttgaagCACGAGGAGTCTGAATGTTACATGACAGATTAATTAGATGATTCTGATGTTGCAGAGTGCCACCCAGATACAGAGGAGATGAGGGCAATGTGGTTTGTGGTCTCTGAATCATCTAAAAACAACATACCTGTTTTTGCAGAAACGATGCCCCAGTTTCTCAGGCTGTACTGTCGCATGTGCATCAAATAAAATGAGTATTTGCCCAGAACATAAAGAAATAGAGAGGGTGTGTGAACGTTACCTGACATGAGTCCCACCAGCAGCATGAGCAGCCATCCAGAGAAGGCATCGCTGACGCTGTGCAGCAGAGCCACAGTCGACTGTCTGCTCTTATTGGTGATCTGGAGATGAAGAGATGATTTTAGGAGGTGATCATCACCCTTCATTATGTTCTGATTCATATCCTGCATTATATTACATCACCTGTGATACTTCAGGTTACGTTGCTGCCTCTGTGCTGGAAAACAATTTACTCTAAGTACTCTGATCTTTGCTTTGCTTCCTCGTGCTGCTGCGACACTTTATTTCCCACAACAGGATCAGTGAAGTGTCTCGTCTGACAGGGTGTGAAAGTGGACCACAAAGTCCAAAAACATCTAGTATCACCAGCTACTTCAGCTGCTTTGTGTACATTCACAGTTTCATACAATTAGCAGTTTCCTTCAccttaattaaaaacatataataaGTTTTCCTGCctctaaaaaacacacaacaccttTAATCAtacctctctgtgtctgtcgCGGTCCTTGCTCTTCTCTCGGACCCAGTCGATGGTGTTGAAGTCCTCGTAGGTGCCCACTCCGGGCAGCGGGTCCTCCAGCGGGTCCACAAGCTTACTGGGACCGTTACCGTTCATACcggctgctctgctgctgctgctgctgtactcCTCATAACCtcctgggagagagggagggacgaAGATGGAGTAcgaggggaagagagagagagagagagagagattttagATGCACAATAACAtcgtcacacacaaacaccagcctCGTTTGCCACCACACTGTTCTTCACTTGTCATTTAGCCAttgttttctattgttttctCCCATTCCATTTAAATTTCATTATTCaaatcatttgttgtttttttttgtttacttatttGTGTGGTCAGAGGGGGTCGGAGCTCTTTCACACAGAGAGGTATAAGAACAACACATATACTCTATCAAAGGCGTAATGTAATTCAGTGTAATGGCagtttgtatttacatttactcatttggaAGATGTTTTTATCCAGAGCAACGTAGAAGTGAGAcacaacactaaagcttcagagcagcaggagaactTCAAGTAGGAACTAAATCTGTAAATACGACAAAGTTAAAGGAGATAAACTGAAGGAGTGCAGACGAAGTGTTAGTTCAGCGTGTTGGGGTGTTCGAGGTGTTGGGAGAGGAGGTGAGTCCTCAAGAGAGTcttaaagacagagagagacgctCCTGCTCTAATTAGGGAGCTTGTTCCACCATCAGGGAACCACaaaccagaacagtctggactgagactGAGATCCTCAGGAGGAAAGCAGTGGCAGAGAAGGAGCATAAGCCTGTATGAGTATGAACTCAAGTACATGGGTGCAGACTAGGGATGGACTTAAAAATCCCGGAGACCCAGACGTCTGTCTGCAGGCGAGCATTAGGTACTTGAATTTGCTTCGGTTGGCCATGGCTAACCAGTGGAGGTCTTGTTCCCTTTTAGGCTGATCAAAGACCAGTTGTGCTGCTGCATTTGGGACCATCTTAAAGGGTTTCGCTGGCTTTGCAGTAATCAAATCGAGAGATAACCACGGCCTGTACCAAGAGTCTGTACTGAGTCAGGTGCAGCCTGATTTATGTTGCAAGTTCAAACCGGCACGACCAGGTTCACAGATTGGATTTAGATCCTTCTTGTATACGTGGAAGCTTTCACACTAAAGGAAAGGTCACAGAAAACAATCGATAAATAACCTGGAGTTCACAGTTCAATGCATCTGAATTAAAAATAGATGTTCCC
Protein-coding regions in this window:
- the clcn5b gene encoding H(+)/Cl(-) exchange transporter 5 isoform X1 — protein: MFQFRVSWFRRHSDRGFGGMENPGYCTGSFDGLHHPSDDDDDEMVDIAGATLDFSSTDDVPPLSTGGYEEYSSSSSRAAGMNGNGPSKLVDPLEDPLPGVGTYEDFNTIDWVREKSKDRDRHREITNKSRQSTVALLHSVSDAFSGWLLMLLVGLMSGALAGGIDIAAHWLTDMKGGVCLIGFWFNHEHCCWKSNEATFQDRDRCPQWQSWAELITGTSEGAFAYIVNYLMYIFWALLFSFLAVTLVRAFAPYACGSGIPEIKTILSGFIIRGYLGKWTLIIKTITLVLAVSSGLSLGKEGPLVHVACCCANILCHLFTKYRKNEAKRREVLSAAAAVGVSVAFGAPIGGVLFSLEEVSYYFPLKTLWRSFFAALVAAFTLRSINPFGNSRLVLFYVEFHAPWHLVELAPFVLLGIFGGLWGALFIRANIAWCRRRKTTRLGHYPVIEVLVVAALTALLAYPNSYTRMSGAELISELFNDCSLLDSSQLCGYKQPANTSETGVGNSLADRPAGAGLYTALWQLALALVFKMMITVITFGMKVPSGLFIPSMAVGAIAGRLLGVGMEQLAYYNHDSFIFKGWCSPGADCITPGLYAMVGAAACLGGVTRMTVSLVVIMFELTGGLEYIVPLMAATMTSKWVADAFGREGIYEAHIRLNGYPFLEPKEEFEHSSLTVDVMRPKRSDPALAVLTQEGMTVGQVEALVESTHYSGFPVVVSQESQRLVGFVLRRDLLISIDNARKRQEGVVSASQVVFTEHAPSVAADAPPPLRLRGIMDLSPFTVTDHTPMDITVDIFRKLGLRQCLVTHNGRLLGIITKKDILKHMAQIANRDPDSILFN
- the clcn5b gene encoding H(+)/Cl(-) exchange transporter 5 isoform X2, which produces MENPGYCTGSFDGLHHPSDDDDDEMVDIAGATLDFSSTDDVPPLSTGGYEEYSSSSSRAAGMNGNGPSKLVDPLEDPLPGVGTYEDFNTIDWVREKSKDRDRHREITNKSRQSTVALLHSVSDAFSGWLLMLLVGLMSGALAGGIDIAAHWLTDMKGGVCLIGFWFNHEHCCWKSNEATFQDRDRCPQWQSWAELITGTSEGAFAYIVNYLMYIFWALLFSFLAVTLVRAFAPYACGSGIPEIKTILSGFIIRGYLGKWTLIIKTITLVLAVSSGLSLGKEGPLVHVACCCANILCHLFTKYRKNEAKRREVLSAAAAVGVSVAFGAPIGGVLFSLEEVSYYFPLKTLWRSFFAALVAAFTLRSINPFGNSRLVLFYVEFHAPWHLVELAPFVLLGIFGGLWGALFIRANIAWCRRRKTTRLGHYPVIEVLVVAALTALLAYPNSYTRMSGAELISELFNDCSLLDSSQLCGYKQPANTSETGVGNSLADRPAGAGLYTALWQLALALVFKMMITVITFGMKVPSGLFIPSMAVGAIAGRLLGVGMEQLAYYNHDSFIFKGWCSPGADCITPGLYAMVGAAACLGGVTRMTVSLVVIMFELTGGLEYIVPLMAATMTSKWVADAFGREGIYEAHIRLNGYPFLEPKEEFEHSSLTVDVMRPKRSDPALAVLTQEGMTVGQVEALVESTHYSGFPVVVSQESQRLVGFVLRRDLLISIDNARKRQEGVVSASQVVFTEHAPSVAADAPPPLRLRGIMDLSPFTVTDHTPMDITVDIFRKLGLRQCLVTHNGRLLGIITKKDILKHMAQIANRDPDSILFN
- the clcn5b gene encoding H(+)/Cl(-) exchange transporter 5 isoform X3, with amino-acid sequence MGWEIWTKQLDEEELVENGGYEEYSSSSSRAAGMNGNGPSKLVDPLEDPLPGVGTYEDFNTIDWVREKSKDRDRHREITNKSRQSTVALLHSVSDAFSGWLLMLLVGLMSGALAGGIDIAAHWLTDMKGGVCLIGFWFNHEHCCWKSNEATFQDRDRCPQWQSWAELITGTSEGAFAYIVNYLMYIFWALLFSFLAVTLVRAFAPYACGSGIPEIKTILSGFIIRGYLGKWTLIIKTITLVLAVSSGLSLGKEGPLVHVACCCANILCHLFTKYRKNEAKRREVLSAAAAVGVSVAFGAPIGGVLFSLEEVSYYFPLKTLWRSFFAALVAAFTLRSINPFGNSRLVLFYVEFHAPWHLVELAPFVLLGIFGGLWGALFIRANIAWCRRRKTTRLGHYPVIEVLVVAALTALLAYPNSYTRMSGAELISELFNDCSLLDSSQLCGYKQPANTSETGVGNSLADRPAGAGLYTALWQLALALVFKMMITVITFGMKVPSGLFIPSMAVGAIAGRLLGVGMEQLAYYNHDSFIFKGWCSPGADCITPGLYAMVGAAACLGGVTRMTVSLVVIMFELTGGLEYIVPLMAATMTSKWVADAFGREGIYEAHIRLNGYPFLEPKEEFEHSSLTVDVMRPKRSDPALAVLTQEGMTVGQVEALVESTHYSGFPVVVSQESQRLVGFVLRRDLLISIDNARKRQEGVVSASQVVFTEHAPSVAADAPPPLRLRGIMDLSPFTVTDHTPMDITVDIFRKLGLRQCLVTHNGRLLGIITKKDILKHMAQIANRDPDSILFN